A single region of the Plantactinospora soyae genome encodes:
- a CDS encoding pyridoxal phosphate-dependent decarboxylase family protein, producing MQRNLRGTSRSATDVPADLFARTAELAAQWLRSLDRRPVAASADLDELRYRLGGPLPVGPADPLMVVEDLARAAEPGLVAIPSGRYFGFVIGGGLPAAVAADWLTSVWDQCPGFYACGPAASVVEEVTGGWLAALLGLPVDASFAFVTGCQTAHLTCLATARHHVLRAVDWNVEELGLSGAPSIRVVVGARRHVSVDRALRFLGIGRVSLRVLPVDGSGRMEVSRLRDELATAGPPTIVCAQAGEVNTGAFDDLDDIADAVAGTGAWLHVDGAYGLWTAASPALRHLVRGVERADSWAFDAHKWLNVPYDSGLAFCAHPDSHRAAMTATAEYLVQGGPGQPRDAMDWTPAFSRRARGFAVYAALRSLGREGVAELLERSCAHARRFAAGLATVPGCEVLNEVVINQVLFRFDDDRSTDAVLRRVIDSGEAWLSGTTLDGRRAIRLSVTNWQTSDSDITRALDAFRTAAAELLGRGPSSTENDRKGPFLT from the coding sequence GTGCAAAGGAATCTCCGTGGCACATCCCGTTCGGCGACCGACGTACCCGCCGATCTTTTCGCCCGTACGGCGGAGCTCGCGGCGCAGTGGCTCCGGTCGCTCGACCGGCGGCCGGTGGCCGCCTCGGCGGACCTCGACGAACTGCGGTACCGGCTCGGTGGCCCGCTCCCGGTCGGTCCCGCCGATCCGCTGATGGTGGTGGAGGATCTGGCGCGGGCGGCCGAACCGGGGCTGGTCGCGATACCCTCCGGCCGCTATTTCGGCTTCGTGATCGGCGGAGGTCTTCCGGCCGCCGTCGCGGCCGACTGGCTCACCTCCGTCTGGGACCAGTGTCCCGGCTTCTACGCGTGCGGTCCGGCCGCCTCCGTCGTCGAAGAGGTGACCGGCGGCTGGCTCGCCGCGCTGCTCGGGCTGCCGGTGGACGCGTCGTTCGCCTTCGTCACCGGTTGCCAGACGGCCCACCTCACCTGCCTGGCCACGGCCCGGCACCACGTCCTGCGCGCGGTCGACTGGAACGTCGAGGAACTGGGCCTGAGCGGAGCGCCGTCCATCCGGGTCGTCGTCGGGGCGCGGCGGCACGTGAGCGTCGACCGTGCCCTGCGGTTCCTCGGCATCGGAAGGGTGTCCCTGCGGGTCCTGCCGGTCGACGGTTCCGGCCGGATGGAGGTGTCCCGACTCCGGGACGAACTCGCCACCGCCGGCCCGCCGACGATCGTCTGTGCCCAGGCCGGCGAGGTCAACACCGGCGCCTTCGACGACCTCGACGACATCGCCGACGCCGTGGCCGGCACCGGCGCGTGGCTGCACGTCGACGGGGCGTACGGCCTGTGGACCGCCGCCAGTCCGGCGTTGCGCCACCTGGTCCGGGGTGTCGAGCGGGCCGACTCGTGGGCCTTCGACGCGCACAAGTGGCTGAACGTCCCGTACGACTCGGGCCTGGCCTTCTGCGCCCACCCGGACTCGCATCGGGCCGCGATGACCGCCACCGCCGAATACCTGGTGCAGGGCGGCCCGGGGCAACCACGGGACGCCATGGACTGGACGCCGGCCTTCTCCCGACGGGCCCGGGGGTTCGCCGTCTACGCGGCGCTACGGTCCCTGGGCCGGGAGGGCGTGGCGGAACTGCTGGAGCGGAGCTGCGCCCATGCCCGAAGGTTCGCCGCCGGCCTGGCCACCGTGCCCGGTTGCGAGGTGCTGAACGAGGTCGTGATCAACCAGGTGCTCTTCCGGTTCGACGACGACCGGTCGACCGACGCGGTCCTGCGTCGGGTGATCGACAGCGGCGAGGCGTGGCTGAGCGGGACGACGCTCGACGGTCGACGGGCCATCCGCCTGTCGGTGACCAACTGGCAGACGAGCGACAGCGACATCACCCGCGCTCTCGACGCGTTCCGCACCGCCGCGGCCGAGTTGTTAGGAAGGGGCCCTTCTTCTACAGAAAACGATAGGAAGGGGCCCTTCCTTACCTGA
- a CDS encoding AraC family transcriptional regulator has protein sequence MASASENRPDADRARMWWAADLGGLELLRATLSEFTFRPHAHEEFFIALTEEGIATPTYRGDTHVIGPGDLIALNPEEAHAGGSPTESSWTYRALYPGPDLMRRIAAEFPGYRRRGPEFGGDVVRDPKVAARLRRFHQLSEPPDSSVLERETQLVEALVLLVARHAVPPQTPRPPGQERRAVRLSKEYLREHLDENVTLEALARNAGLSAFHLCRVFRAAVGMTPHAYQTQSRVRHAKSLLRAGLPITEVAAQAGFYDQAHLNRHFKRVVGLPPGRYVRDAT, from the coding sequence GTGGCGAGCGCCTCCGAGAACCGACCGGACGCCGACCGTGCCCGGATGTGGTGGGCGGCAGACCTGGGTGGCCTGGAGCTTCTCCGGGCCACCCTCAGCGAGTTCACCTTCCGCCCGCACGCGCACGAGGAGTTCTTCATCGCCCTCACCGAGGAAGGGATCGCCACGCCCACCTACCGGGGGGACACGCACGTCATCGGCCCCGGCGACCTGATCGCGCTCAATCCGGAGGAGGCGCACGCCGGCGGCTCCCCCACGGAGAGTTCCTGGACGTACCGGGCCCTGTATCCCGGCCCGGACCTCATGCGCAGGATCGCGGCGGAGTTCCCCGGATACCGGCGCCGTGGGCCGGAGTTCGGCGGCGACGTCGTACGGGACCCGAAGGTTGCCGCCCGGCTTCGCCGGTTCCACCAGCTCTCGGAGCCGCCCGACTCGAGCGTGCTGGAACGGGAGACACAGCTCGTCGAAGCCCTCGTGCTACTGGTTGCCCGCCACGCGGTACCCCCGCAGACGCCCAGGCCACCCGGCCAGGAACGCCGGGCGGTCCGGCTGAGCAAGGAATACCTGCGGGAGCACCTCGACGAGAACGTGACGCTGGAGGCGCTGGCCAGGAACGCCGGCCTCAGTGCCTTCCACCTGTGCCGCGTGTTCCGGGCGGCGGTGGGGATGACGCCGCACGCGTACCAGACGCAGTCCCGGGTACGGCACGCCAAGTCCCTGCTCAGGGCGGGGCTGCCGATCACCGAGGTCGCCGCCCAGGCGGGGTTCTACGACCAGGCGCACCTGAACCGGCACTTCAAGCGGGTGGTCGGCCTTCCGCCCGGCCGGTACGTCAGGGACGCCACCTGA
- a CDS encoding AAA family ATPase: MADHVILVNGLPGSGKTTLAAELAPALSVPLVAKDAIKEAIAAAVSGVSSTVIGRATSEMMWTLAEGVPGRVLLESWWFTPRDLSFAEAGLRRCGARTVVEIWCDVPAELARHRCALRRRHAIHEDERRLAESWPEWSRRAEPLGLGHTLRVRTDRPVDVLDLVRRIDATTPPPAQAGSAAVPP, translated from the coding sequence GTGGCCGACCACGTCATCCTGGTGAACGGTCTTCCCGGCTCGGGCAAGACCACCCTTGCCGCGGAGTTGGCGCCGGCGCTCTCGGTACCACTCGTCGCCAAGGACGCCATCAAGGAGGCCATAGCGGCGGCGGTGTCCGGAGTCTCCTCGACCGTCATCGGCCGTGCGACGTCGGAGATGATGTGGACTCTCGCCGAGGGGGTACCCGGCAGGGTGTTGCTCGAGTCGTGGTGGTTCACGCCACGGGATCTCTCCTTCGCCGAAGCCGGCCTGCGTCGCTGCGGCGCTCGCACGGTTGTCGAGATCTGGTGCGATGTGCCAGCCGAACTGGCTCGGCACCGCTGCGCGCTGCGCCGTCGACACGCGATCCACGAGGACGAGCGACGTCTCGCGGAGTCGTGGCCCGAATGGAGCCGGAGAGCCGAGCCGCTCGGCCTCGGCCACACGCTGAGAGTGCGGACGGACCGGCCGGTGGACGTCCTCGATCTCGTCCGCCGGATCGACGCGACCACGCCACCGCCGGCTCAGGCCGGAAGCGCGGCAGTGCCGCCCTGA
- a CDS encoding PPOX class F420-dependent oxidoreductase, with product MTVVEEIGRSKYVSLTTYRRNGTGVATPVWHVLNGDELFVVTDAGAWKVKRIRNNRQVVVTVCDFRGKIAPGAPSAQGTARLLDETETEFGRRLLARKYVLSRIGNWLTRTLRMRRSPLIGIAVRF from the coding sequence ATGACCGTTGTAGAAGAGATTGGCCGCAGCAAGTACGTCAGCCTCACCACCTACCGCAGAAACGGCACCGGGGTCGCCACGCCGGTCTGGCACGTACTGAACGGCGACGAACTGTTCGTCGTGACCGATGCCGGTGCGTGGAAGGTCAAGCGGATCCGCAACAACCGCCAGGTCGTGGTTACGGTCTGCGATTTCCGTGGCAAGATCGCCCCGGGTGCTCCGAGCGCGCAGGGCACCGCCCGACTCCTTGACGAGACGGAAACGGAATTCGGACGACGGCTCCTGGCTCGGAAGTACGTCCTGTCCCGGATAGGAAACTGGCTCACCCGCACCCTGCGCATGCGGCGTTCTCCGTTGATCGGAATCGCCGTACGATTCTGA
- a CDS encoding DinB family protein, translating into MSSFPATFAEDVIGQPAQPQFEAFLDEHRRALDDCLDGLTEEQARRSLVPSRTTLLGLVKHATFVEKVWFDEAVTRRPRAEIGIPATPDESFVLDDEDTIATIQRAHREACEAARRATSSLGLDDLLLGNRRGPLPLRWVYLHVLRELAQHCGHADILREQLLSE; encoded by the coding sequence ATGTCCTCATTTCCGGCGACGTTCGCCGAAGACGTCATCGGCCAGCCGGCCCAGCCCCAGTTCGAGGCGTTCCTCGACGAGCACCGCCGCGCGCTCGACGACTGCCTGGACGGGCTGACCGAGGAGCAGGCACGCCGCTCGCTGGTACCCTCCCGGACCACGCTGCTGGGCCTGGTGAAGCACGCGACCTTCGTGGAGAAGGTCTGGTTCGACGAAGCCGTCACCCGCCGCCCACGCGCCGAGATCGGCATCCCCGCGACGCCGGACGAGTCGTTCGTCCTCGACGACGAGGACACGATCGCCACCATCCAACGCGCACACCGTGAGGCGTGTGAGGCGGCGCGCCGCGCGACGTCGTCGCTGGGGCTGGACGACCTGCTCCTCGGTAACCGGCGCGGTCCGCTCCCACTGCGTTGGGTGTACCTCCACGTGCTGCGCGAGCTGGCCCAGCACTGCGGGCACGCGGACATCCTGCGCGAACAACTGCTGAGCGAATAG
- a CDS encoding NAD(P)-dependent oxidoreductase, with translation MRNHDAGHTPVTVIGLGLMGQALAGAFLRAGHPTTVWNRTAAKAEDLVAQGATLAGSVGDAVAASPLVVVCVSNYEAMHELLDPLGGVLDGRVLVNLTSGTSRVARETAQRAAPLGGTYLDGAIMAIPQAIGTADAVILYSGPQAAFDSYESTLRSLGAGTYLGADHGLSSLYDVALLGVMWSVLNGFLQGAALAGTAGVDATTFAPIANTVIRTVTDWVPGYARQIDEGAYPADDSTIDTHLGAMAHLVHESEFLGVNADLPRHIKALTDQAVTDGHGGSGYAAMIEQFRRPSEARG, from the coding sequence ATGCGGAATCACGATGCTGGCCACACCCCGGTGACGGTTATCGGCCTGGGCCTGATGGGTCAGGCGCTGGCCGGGGCGTTCCTGCGCGCCGGGCACCCCACGACGGTGTGGAACCGTACGGCGGCGAAGGCCGAAGATCTCGTCGCGCAGGGGGCGACGCTCGCCGGCTCGGTGGGAGATGCCGTGGCGGCCAGTCCGCTCGTGGTCGTCTGCGTCTCGAACTACGAAGCGATGCACGAACTCCTCGATCCGCTGGGCGGAGTCCTCGACGGTCGGGTCCTGGTGAACCTGACCTCGGGCACGTCGCGGGTGGCCCGCGAGACCGCGCAGCGGGCGGCGCCGCTGGGCGGCACCTATCTCGACGGCGCGATCATGGCCATTCCGCAGGCCATCGGCACGGCGGACGCCGTCATCCTCTACAGCGGCCCGCAGGCGGCCTTCGACTCGTACGAGTCGACCCTGCGCAGCCTCGGCGCGGGCACGTACCTCGGTGCCGACCACGGCCTGTCGTCGCTGTACGACGTGGCGCTGCTGGGCGTGATGTGGAGCGTGCTGAACGGCTTCCTCCAGGGCGCCGCCCTGGCCGGCACGGCCGGTGTGGACGCCACGACATTCGCCCCGATCGCGAACACGGTGATCAGAACCGTGACCGACTGGGTCCCCGGCTACGCGCGGCAGATCGACGAGGGCGCCTACCCGGCCGACGATTCCACCATCGACACGCACCTGGGCGCGATGGCGCACCTCGTCCACGAGAGCGAGTTCCTGGGCGTGAACGCCGACCTGCCGAGGCACATCAAGGCCCTGACCGACCAGGCCGTCACCGACGGGCATGGCGGCAGCGGCTACGCGGCGATGATCGAGCAGTTCCGTAGGCCCTCGGAAGCACGCGGATGA
- a CDS encoding MerR family transcriptional regulator gives MLIGELSRRSGVHAHQLRYYEAQGLLEPDRGTSGYRQYAADAILTVTQIRKLLEAGLSTQEIGFLLPCANGAVPEFEPCPELLDALRARLHGLDERIDTLTRSRRALHDYIDATERRESVHYPRCDSTAPGPTPQ, from the coding sequence GTGCTGATCGGGGAGTTGAGCCGGCGGTCCGGCGTCCACGCGCACCAGTTGCGGTACTACGAGGCACAGGGCCTGCTCGAGCCCGACCGGGGCACCAGCGGCTACCGCCAGTACGCCGCCGACGCCATCCTGACCGTGACCCAGATCAGAAAGCTGCTCGAAGCCGGGCTGTCGACCCAGGAGATCGGGTTCCTGCTGCCCTGCGCGAACGGCGCGGTCCCCGAGTTCGAGCCCTGCCCCGAACTCCTGGACGCCCTCCGGGCCCGCCTGCACGGGCTGGACGAACGCATCGACACCCTCACCCGCTCCCGGCGGGCCCTGCACGACTACATCGACGCCACCGAGCGGCGCGAGTCCGTGCACTATCCGAGATGCGACTCCACCGCCCCGGGCCCGACACCGCAGTGA
- a CDS encoding elongation factor G, with the protein MPRKTLNLGILAHVDAGKTTLTERLLYAAGVIDTVGTVDAGTTRTDTLALERQRGITIKSAVVSFEIAGATVNLIDTPGHPDFIAEVERVLSLLDGAVLVISAVEGVQPQTRVLMRALRRLRIPTLLFVNKIDRGGADVGRVIEAIRRRLPGAIIPMGTVDGPGTRAARFRPYGFDDPTFRAALTEVLAERDDSLLAAYVEDESAVTDGRLRGELAAQSRRSLLHPVFFGAATTGEGVPALMTGLAELLPAEAGDPEAEMSGRVFKIDRGSAGEKVAYVRMFGGTVQIRQRLRLGTATSGDAEAKATGISVPEHGGWVRRPHLVAGEIGRLWGLNGVRIGDTIGQPPPSGDLQHFAPPTMETVVVPVRPGDGGALRGALARLAEQDPLINVRSDDTGREISVSLYGEVQKEVIGATLATDFGIDVTFRETTIICVERPVGRGEAVEILNTESNPFQATIGLRVEPGPPDSGIEFRMRVEPQAMPMYVYRNADTFTEHMARYVRRTLCEGRFGWQVTDCVITMIDCSYSLADGPPSTRGPLSTPADFRNLTPLVLMRAVEEAGTVVCEPMLRMSLEIPVWSISAVLTALGRIGAAVKHQSLRGDLTTIEAVAPAARVPDLQRRLPGLTAGEGVVESTLDGYRPVRGEFTGRPRTTVDPRNRERYLLSLTRQGARG; encoded by the coding sequence TTGCCGCGGAAAACGCTGAACCTAGGGATCCTGGCGCATGTCGACGCCGGTAAGACGACACTGACCGAACGGCTGCTGTACGCGGCCGGGGTCATCGACACCGTCGGCACGGTCGATGCCGGCACGACCCGGACCGACACGCTGGCGCTGGAGCGTCAGCGTGGGATCACCATCAAGTCTGCCGTCGTGTCGTTCGAGATCGCCGGCGCGACGGTCAACCTGATCGACACACCGGGGCATCCGGACTTCATCGCCGAGGTGGAGCGGGTGTTGAGCCTGCTCGACGGCGCCGTTCTGGTGATCTCGGCCGTCGAGGGCGTCCAGCCGCAGACCCGCGTCCTGATGCGCGCGCTACGGCGGTTGCGGATACCGACGCTGCTGTTCGTCAACAAGATCGACCGTGGCGGCGCCGACGTCGGACGGGTGATAGAGGCAATCAGGCGACGCCTTCCGGGCGCGATCATCCCGATGGGTACGGTCGACGGCCCCGGCACCCGCGCCGCGCGGTTCCGGCCGTACGGATTCGACGACCCGACCTTCCGGGCGGCACTGACCGAGGTACTCGCCGAGCGGGACGACTCGCTGCTGGCCGCGTACGTCGAGGACGAGTCGGCGGTCACGGACGGACGGCTACGCGGGGAACTTGCCGCCCAGAGCCGGCGGTCGTTGCTGCATCCGGTCTTCTTCGGAGCGGCGACCACCGGAGAGGGCGTACCCGCGCTGATGACCGGCCTGGCCGAACTGCTGCCCGCCGAGGCCGGCGACCCGGAGGCCGAGATGTCGGGTCGGGTCTTCAAGATCGATCGTGGATCGGCCGGCGAGAAGGTCGCCTACGTCCGGATGTTCGGCGGCACGGTGCAGATCCGGCAACGGCTGCGGCTCGGGACCGCCACCAGCGGCGATGCCGAGGCGAAGGCCACCGGCATCAGTGTTCCGGAGCACGGCGGCTGGGTCCGGCGCCCGCACCTCGTCGCGGGCGAGATCGGCCGGCTCTGGGGCCTGAACGGGGTGCGGATCGGTGACACCATCGGCCAGCCACCCCCGAGCGGGGACCTGCAGCACTTCGCGCCGCCGACGATGGAGACCGTGGTCGTGCCCGTACGGCCGGGTGATGGCGGCGCGTTGCGCGGTGCACTGGCCCGGCTGGCCGAGCAGGATCCGCTGATCAACGTCCGGTCGGACGACACCGGCCGGGAGATCTCCGTCTCGCTCTACGGCGAGGTCCAGAAGGAGGTCATCGGGGCGACGTTGGCGACGGACTTCGGCATCGACGTCACGTTCCGCGAGACGACGATCATCTGTGTCGAGCGCCCGGTCGGTCGCGGCGAGGCGGTTGAGATCCTCAACACCGAGTCCAACCCGTTCCAGGCCACCATCGGCCTGCGGGTCGAGCCGGGGCCGCCGGACTCGGGGATCGAGTTCCGGATGCGGGTCGAGCCGCAGGCGATGCCGATGTACGTCTACAGGAACGCCGACACCTTCACCGAGCACATGGCCCGGTACGTGCGCCGAACCCTGTGCGAGGGCCGGTTCGGTTGGCAGGTCACCGACTGCGTCATCACGATGATCGACTGTAGCTACAGCCTGGCCGACGGTCCGCCGTCCACGCGTGGCCCGCTCAGTACGCCGGCCGACTTCCGCAATCTCACGCCGCTCGTGCTGATGCGGGCAGTCGAGGAGGCCGGAACCGTGGTCTGCGAGCCGATGCTCCGGATGAGTCTCGAAATCCCGGTCTGGTCGATCAGCGCCGTCCTGACGGCCCTGGGTCGGATCGGCGCGGCGGTCAAGCATCAGTCGCTCCGGGGCGATCTGACCACCATCGAGGCCGTCGCACCGGCGGCGCGGGTACCGGACCTGCAACGCCGACTTCCCGGGTTGACCGCGGGCGAGGGGGTTGTCGAGTCCACCCTCGACGGCTACCGACCGGTCCGGGGCGAGTTCACCGGCCGGCCGAGGACGACGGTGGACCCGCGGAACCGTGAGCGGTACCTGTTGTCCCTGACCCGGCAGGGGGCCCGGGGTTGA
- a CDS encoding AAA family ATPase, with product MIVWLNGTHGAGKTTTSAHVQQLIPNSRVFDAEKVGETLMDITPGLPGTDNFQHWPPWRPLVVETARRVLDYTGGTLVMPMTVLVEQYWREISGGLAQHAIPVRHFVLHADQDTLRRRIAGASPVPSPFRLKYLEAYAEAARLWLHGEAEVVDTTHLTPVQAALEIAEAVKS from the coding sequence GTGATCGTATGGCTCAATGGCACCCACGGCGCAGGCAAGACAACGACCAGTGCGCACGTGCAACAACTGATCCCGAATTCACGGGTGTTCGACGCCGAGAAGGTCGGCGAGACACTCATGGACATCACGCCCGGGCTGCCCGGGACGGACAACTTCCAACACTGGCCGCCGTGGCGGCCGCTCGTAGTCGAGACCGCGCGCCGTGTACTCGACTACACCGGCGGCACTCTGGTGATGCCTATGACTGTCCTGGTCGAGCAGTACTGGCGCGAGATCAGCGGGGGCCTCGCCCAGCACGCCATCCCGGTGCGGCACTTCGTCCTTCATGCGGACCAGGACACCCTCCGCAGGCGCATCGCGGGTGCCTCTCCCGTTCCCTCCCCGTTCCGGCTCAAATACCTTGAGGCTTACGCCGAAGCGGCCCGCCTGTGGCTGCACGGTGAGGCCGAGGTCGTCGACACCACGCACCTCACGCCCGTCCAGGCGGCCCTGGAGATCGCAGAGGCCGTCAAGAGTTGA
- a CDS encoding NAD-dependent epimerase/dehydratase family protein yields MKVLVTGASGMLGGAVASVLTLRGDQVRVLQRRPADLAGVDERRGDITDPAAVSVAVDGVDAVVHLAAKVSMTGPWPQFQRTNIDGTAILLDAARAAGVTRFVQVSSPSVAHHGAGLVGVGADQADPDHARGNYARSKASAELLALAADSSDFAVVAIRPHLVWGPGDTQLVARIVERARSGRLALVGRGTALIDTTYVSNAADAIVAALDRAAEVDVHGRAFVVSNGEPRMVAELVERICGAAGAPPPPRLRVPVAVAKTGGAAVERVWSALGRTEEPPMTRFLAEQLSTAHWFDQRRTREALRWSPAVTLDEGFARLATAYGSDG; encoded by the coding sequence GTGAAGGTTCTCGTCACCGGCGCCAGTGGCATGCTCGGCGGTGCCGTCGCGAGCGTGTTGACGCTGCGGGGCGACCAGGTCCGCGTGCTGCAGCGCCGGCCCGCCGACCTGGCCGGGGTCGACGAGCGGCGTGGCGACATCACCGATCCGGCGGCCGTTTCGGTGGCGGTCGACGGAGTCGACGCGGTGGTCCACCTGGCCGCGAAGGTGTCGATGACCGGTCCGTGGCCACAGTTCCAGCGGACCAACATCGACGGCACGGCCATCCTCCTCGACGCCGCCCGAGCTGCCGGCGTCACGCGCTTCGTCCAGGTCTCCTCGCCGTCGGTCGCCCACCACGGCGCCGGCCTGGTCGGCGTCGGTGCCGACCAGGCCGATCCGGACCACGCCCGGGGCAACTACGCCCGCAGCAAGGCCTCGGCCGAACTGCTCGCGTTGGCCGCCGACTCGTCCGACTTCGCCGTCGTCGCGATCCGCCCCCATCTGGTCTGGGGACCGGGCGACACCCAGTTGGTGGCCCGGATCGTCGAGCGGGCGCGGTCCGGCCGGCTCGCACTCGTCGGCCGGGGTACCGCCCTGATCGACACGACGTACGTCAGCAACGCCGCGGATGCCATCGTCGCCGCGCTCGACCGGGCGGCCGAGGTCGACGTACACGGGCGGGCCTTTGTGGTCAGCAACGGCGAGCCGCGAATGGTGGCCGAGCTGGTCGAGCGGATCTGCGGCGCCGCCGGGGCGCCGCCGCCGCCGAGGCTCCGGGTGCCGGTGGCGGTGGCGAAGACCGGAGGCGCCGCCGTGGAGCGGGTCTGGTCGGCGCTGGGACGGACGGAAGAGCCGCCGATGACCCGGTTCCTGGCCGAGCAGTTGTCCACCGCGCACTGGTTCGATCAGCGCCGGACCCGGGAGGCACTGCGCTGGTCACCGGCGGTGACCCTGGACGAGGGCTTCGCCCGGCTGGCCACCGCGTACGGGTCGGATGGGTGA